From Candidatus Brocadiaceae bacterium, the proteins below share one genomic window:
- a CDS encoding MBL fold metallo-hydrolase produces the protein MHIQKLTVGPLDVCCYIVTGNVSSEAMIIDPGADAENIISLLSEKNLVPKTIVITHGHGDHIGANARLKKAFPDIQICIHEEDNDMLPYPARNLSILAAFSGSKTVRSPLADRILKDGDTISIAEYYFEIIHTPGHTPGGICLLSRNRENKQPPVLFSGDTLFKDGVGRTDFPGGSREKLIRSITERLFILDAETIVLPGHGPSTTIKEEKNNGVFVAEENYK, from the coding sequence ATGCATATTCAAAAGTTAACGGTAGGCCCACTAGATGTTTGTTGTTATATTGTTACAGGGAATGTTTCCTCCGAAGCAATGATCATTGATCCTGGCGCAGATGCGGAAAACATCATTTCCCTTCTCAGCGAAAAAAACCTTGTTCCCAAAACAATTGTAATTACCCATGGACATGGGGATCATATAGGGGCGAATGCCAGGCTGAAAAAAGCGTTTCCTGATATTCAAATTTGTATTCATGAAGAAGACAATGACATGCTCCCCTATCCTGCAAGAAATCTTTCCATACTTGCTGCTTTTTCCGGCAGCAAAACCGTACGTTCTCCTCTGGCGGACCGAATACTTAAAGATGGAGATACCATTTCCATAGCGGAATATTATTTTGAGATAATTCATACCCCCGGCCACACCCCTGGCGGAATATGTTTACTCAGCAGAAACCGGGAAAACAAACAACCTCCTGTTTTATTTTCCGGCGATACTCTTTTTAAAGATGGTGTTGGCCGTACAGACTTTCCCGGAGGCAGCAGAGAAAAACTTATCCGCTCCATTACAGAGAGGCTCTTTATCCTTGACGCTGAAACGATTGTATTGCCGGGTCATGGTCCATCTACAACTATTAAGGAAGAAAAAAACAACGGTGTATTTGTTGCTGAGGAAAATTATAAATGA
- a CDS encoding Glu/Leu/Phe/Val dehydrogenase, producing MAKKSTQKSSWRSAVTQFDKIAELMKLSEGIRQILKNFDRILTVSIPVKMDNGTTTSFTGFRVQHNSARGPYKGGVRYHPDLTLEDLKALAMEMTWKCSLVDLPFGGAKGGVICNPKVISIHELERLTRRYTYALMPIIGVEKDIPAPDVNTNEQIMAWIMDTYSMNNGYCSPGIVTGKPLDIGGTLGRIDATGHGIAFTVSNTIKYKRRSLKGLKVAIQGYGNVGSAVGKFLSQMGCKIVAASTSKGGVYNIKGLEHSALMNYYTENGSFQQFPQAEAITNDALLELPCDILIPAAMANQITEDNADKIKAKIIVEGANGPTTPEADHILSERKILVVPDILANAGGVIVSYFERVQDVQSYYWCENDVNEKLENLMERSYETVYRFAQKNKLSLRTAAMMLAIKKVTNAILVRGIYP from the coding sequence ATGGCAAAAAAATCTACCCAAAAAAGCTCCTGGCGCTCGGCAGTTACACAATTCGATAAGATAGCGGAATTAATGAAGCTGTCCGAGGGAATACGACAAATTCTCAAGAATTTTGATCGTATCCTGACCGTTAGTATTCCCGTAAAGATGGATAATGGCACAACGACTTCATTTACTGGGTTTCGCGTACAGCACAACTCTGCACGTGGTCCTTATAAGGGTGGAGTTCGATATCATCCCGACCTTACACTTGAAGATTTAAAGGCGCTGGCTATGGAAATGACGTGGAAATGCTCTTTGGTGGATTTGCCTTTCGGCGGGGCCAAAGGAGGAGTTATTTGCAACCCAAAGGTTATTTCAATTCATGAATTGGAAAGGCTTACGAGGCGTTATACCTATGCCCTTATGCCTATTATCGGTGTTGAAAAAGATATCCCCGCTCCAGATGTAAATACCAACGAGCAAATCATGGCTTGGATAATGGATACGTACAGCATGAATAACGGGTATTGTTCTCCGGGCATTGTGACGGGGAAACCTCTTGATATTGGAGGAACTTTAGGGCGTATAGACGCAACGGGACATGGGATAGCCTTTACGGTTTCCAATACCATTAAATATAAAAGGCGCAGTTTAAAGGGCCTTAAAGTGGCGATTCAAGGGTATGGGAATGTGGGGTCTGCTGTCGGCAAATTCCTGAGTCAGATGGGGTGTAAGATTGTAGCCGCAAGCACTTCAAAAGGCGGTGTTTATAATATCAAAGGGCTTGAGCACTCCGCGCTTATGAACTATTATACGGAAAATGGCTCTTTTCAACAATTTCCCCAAGCGGAAGCGATTACCAATGACGCGTTACTGGAGCTTCCCTGTGATATCCTTATACCTGCCGCAATGGCAAACCAGATTACCGAAGACAATGCAGACAAGATAAAAGCGAAAATAATCGTAGAGGGCGCTAACGGACCTACGACTCCCGAGGCAGATCATATATTGAGCGAACGCAAAATTCTTGTTGTTCCGGATATCCTGGCGAATGCAGGAGGCGTCATTGTTTCCTATTTTGAAAGAGTACAAGACGTACAGAGTTATTATTGGTGTGAAAATGATGTAAACGAAAAACTTGAAAATCTTATGGAGCGTTCATATGAAACCGTTTACCGTTTTGCTCAGAAAAACAAACTCAGCTTACGCACTGCTGCAATGATGTTAGCGATAAAAAAGGTTACGAACGCAATACTTGTACGGGGCATATATCCATAA
- a CDS encoding ferritin family protein: protein MKYENFNDLEALDIAVNMEKEGFDFYTVLKENAKEKKVKELFSRLALEEKKHLELFQKAYNEINDSVSPVHGCEDYTVDAYLKHLVDTGVFSQKNEAKQLATEIKTDREALKIGIQAEKDAILYYSEAVKNTKNAAGKKIFDQLVAEERKHLEILSEYLKVLKEKPL, encoded by the coding sequence ATGAAGTATGAAAATTTTAATGATCTGGAAGCTTTAGATATTGCGGTAAATATGGAAAAAGAAGGTTTTGACTTTTATACCGTTTTGAAGGAAAATGCCAAAGAGAAAAAGGTAAAAGAACTCTTTTCCCGGCTTGCTTTGGAAGAAAAAAAACATCTGGAGCTTTTTCAAAAAGCTTATAATGAAATAAATGATTCAGTCAGCCCGGTTCACGGCTGTGAAGACTATACGGTGGATGCGTATCTAAAACATTTGGTTGATACGGGTGTGTTTAGTCAAAAAAACGAGGCGAAACAACTGGCTACGGAAATAAAAACAGATAGAGAAGCATTGAAAATAGGAATTCAGGCAGAAAAGGATGCAATCCTTTATTACAGTGAAGCTGTAAAAAACACGAAAAATGCTGCAGGGAAAAAGATCTTTGATCAATTGGTTGCTGAGGAAAGAAAACATCTCGAGATATTATCAGAATACCTGAAGGTATTAAAGGAAAAGCCATTATAG
- a CDS encoding radical SAM protein, producing the protein MKKMFNSVLPRMYSFLGKSSLPYYPTKISIESGNVCNLRCPLCPTGQQDTSAQKGFISFHLFKKVIDEIGQNLNMIRLYNWGEPLLHKDLLKMISYAKEHGIDIKISTNLSLNMKNDMREPLLKAGLKVIYISCNGVSPATYLKYHVGGNFSLVMNNMKSLVQKKKELSHCDTKLIWLFHVFKHNEHEIEKARELARKMGIKIKISKMRPDMGKEAFETTRKALERDKAWIPENPAYTVLTTERKKRIGCMLPWAETVINWDGSVLPCCAVYSEKFAFGNINEHSFAKIWNNDMYRAARSEISGKKNKKETICHICKRSGYLHSG; encoded by the coding sequence ATGAAAAAAATGTTTAATTCCGTTTTACCTCGTATGTATTCCTTTCTCGGAAAATCTTCTCTTCCCTACTACCCCACAAAAATATCAATAGAATCAGGAAATGTATGTAACCTGCGATGCCCGTTGTGTCCCACGGGACAGCAAGACACGAGCGCTCAAAAGGGATTCATTTCGTTTCATCTATTTAAAAAGGTGATTGACGAAATTGGTCAAAATCTTAACATGATACGGCTATATAACTGGGGAGAACCACTACTTCATAAAGATTTGTTGAAGATGATTTCCTACGCAAAAGAGCATGGTATAGACATAAAGATCAGCACAAATCTTTCCCTGAATATGAAAAACGATATGAGAGAACCCTTATTAAAAGCAGGCCTGAAGGTAATCTATATATCCTGTAACGGCGTAAGTCCGGCAACGTATCTAAAATATCACGTAGGTGGTAATTTTTCCCTGGTTATGAATAATATGAAAAGCCTGGTTCAAAAGAAAAAGGAATTATCTCACTGTGATACAAAGCTTATATGGTTGTTTCATGTATTTAAACATAATGAGCATGAGATAGAAAAGGCACGGGAACTTGCCCGTAAAATGGGCATCAAAATCAAAATATCAAAAATGAGACCCGATATGGGCAAGGAAGCTTTTGAAACAACACGAAAAGCGCTGGAGAGAGACAAGGCATGGATACCAGAAAATCCTGCATATACGGTCCTCACGACAGAGAGAAAGAAACGAATCGGATGCATGTTGCCGTGGGCAGAAACGGTGATTAACTGGGATGGAAGTGTCTTACCCTGCTGTGCAGTATACAGTGAAAAGTTTGCATTTGGAAATATAAACGAACATTCTTTCGCGAAAATATGGAATAATGATATGTATCGGGCGGCGCGAAGCGAGATTTCAGGCAAGAAAAATAAAAAAGAAACGATTTGTCATATATGTAAACGGAGTGGATATCTGCATAGCGGATGA
- a CDS encoding glycosyltransferase family 2 protein encodes MNQNFSISACIITLNEASRIRDCLESIKWVAEIIVVDSYSSDNTVEICKEYTERVYQRTWPGNIEQKNYSIGLARHDWILSLDADERLSGDLIREVQEALHNPKDIVGFFFPRLSRYLGKWIYHGDWYPDYQLRLFKREHGKWQGTNPHGRVFVSGKTRRLKHSMFHFNYKNFSHQLKTIDNYSDIFASVMLERGKGFSLFQLVLRPLYKFIKVYILKRGLLDGLPGFILAVSNAFYIFVKYVKLWEQIRNNEKKNNENEKNV; translated from the coding sequence ATGAATCAAAATTTTTCCATATCTGCTTGTATTATAACTTTGAATGAAGCGTCCCGTATTCGTGATTGTCTTGAAAGTATCAAATGGGTTGCTGAAATTATCGTCGTAGATTCTTACAGTTCTGACAATACGGTAGAGATCTGCAAAGAATATACGGAAAGGGTTTATCAAAGGACATGGCCGGGAAACATTGAGCAGAAGAACTATAGTATTGGTTTGGCCAGACATGATTGGATACTCTCCCTGGATGCGGATGAAAGGTTATCCGGTGATCTGATTCGTGAAGTCCAGGAAGCACTTCATAATCCGAAAGATATCGTTGGATTCTTTTTCCCCAGACTGAGCCGCTATCTTGGAAAGTGGATCTATCATGGAGATTGGTATCCCGATTATCAATTACGACTTTTTAAGAGGGAACACGGGAAATGGCAGGGAACAAACCCACACGGGAGGGTATTTGTATCAGGTAAAACAAGGCGCCTGAAACATAGTATGTTCCACTTTAATTATAAAAACTTCTCTCACCAATTAAAGACCATAGATAATTATTCCGATATTTTTGCCTCTGTTATGCTTGAACGGGGTAAGGGATTCAGCCTTTTTCAATTAGTGCTAAGGCCTCTTTACAAATTTATCAAGGTATATATTTTGAAACGGGGTTTGCTGGATGGTTTACCGGGATTTATTTTGGCAGTTTCAAACGCCTTCTATATTTTTGTCAAATATGTGAAACTCTGGGAACAGATACGAAACAATGAGAAGAAAAATAACGAAAATGAAAAAAATGTTTAA
- the gyrA gene encoding DNA gyrase subunit A, translated as MSERKENIKDLFIEEEMKDSYLSYAMSVIMSRALPDVRDGLKPSQRRILVAMNDLNLTPRAKFRKCAKIAGDTTGNYHPHGEQVVYPTLVRMAQDFNYRYPLIMGQGNFGSIDGDPPAAMRYTEAKMTEITVVIMEDLERQTVDYTPNYDDTRMEPEVLPSKFPNLLCNGCSGIAVGMATSIPPHNINEICDGIVMIIENPEVTIDELMEVIKGPDFPTGASICGTKGIQEGYHTGRGTITVRARAHIETSKSGKQSIVVTEIPYQLNRDNILERIALLVREEKIKGISDIRNESDREGSRLVIDLKRGEDEEVVLNQLYKHTKLQDSFSIIMIALVNNRPETLNLKQMLVYYIEHRKVVIIRRTRYLLEKAQNRAHILEGLKIALQRIDEIIALIKASDSAVDARQGLMTNFHLTEIQANAILDMKLQRLTGLEQGKIEEEYKKLCADIKEYQAILNDKKRVLEIIKTDVREIKDRFGDKRRTEIIDAVTDLNMEDLIAEEDVAVIISHEGYIKRLPLSSYRKQHRGGKGVSGAEMKEGDFIEHLFVASTHDYILFFTDQGRVYWLKVYDIPLMSRMAKGRALINLLEIRPEETVTSLIPVRNFDERQLVMATSNGIIKKTVLKAYGNPKKGGIMAINLDEEDKLIGVKLTTGKQDLILGTEQGKAMRFSEKDVRSVGRVTRGVKGITLKGNDKVRDLVVVDEEASLLAVCEKGFGKRTDFGEYSVHRRGGQGVINIKTTKRNGNVVALIDVKDEDELIMITIRGKTIRTPVSAIRTIGRNTQGVTLFSVEEGDKLVSVARVVPQETDAEEKYEEETE; from the coding sequence ATGAGTGAGAGAAAAGAAAATATAAAAGATTTATTCATTGAAGAAGAAATGAAGGATTCCTATCTGAGCTATGCCATGAGTGTCATCATGAGCCGGGCGCTTCCAGATGTAAGAGACGGATTAAAGCCGTCCCAAAGGCGTATCCTTGTCGCCATGAATGATCTGAATCTAACCCCTCGCGCAAAATTCAGAAAATGTGCCAAGATAGCAGGCGATACCACCGGTAATTATCACCCCCACGGAGAACAGGTAGTCTATCCAACGCTCGTCCGTATGGCGCAGGATTTTAACTACCGATATCCCTTGATTATGGGACAGGGAAATTTTGGATCCATTGATGGAGACCCGCCAGCAGCGATGCGTTATACAGAGGCCAAGATGACAGAGATTACCGTAGTCATCATGGAAGATCTGGAGAGGCAGACAGTTGACTATACACCCAACTATGATGATACTCGAATGGAGCCTGAGGTACTGCCCTCTAAGTTCCCAAATTTACTTTGTAATGGATGTTCAGGCATTGCGGTTGGTATGGCGACAAGCATTCCGCCTCACAATATAAATGAAATTTGTGACGGGATTGTCATGATAATTGAAAATCCTGAAGTTACCATTGATGAGCTCATGGAGGTGATTAAAGGCCCTGATTTTCCAACAGGAGCGTCAATATGCGGCACAAAAGGTATCCAGGAAGGATATCATACCGGCCGTGGAACGATTACGGTGCGGGCACGGGCACATATAGAGACCTCCAAAAGCGGGAAACAAAGCATTGTTGTAACCGAGATACCCTATCAACTGAACAGGGACAATATTCTTGAACGCATCGCTTTATTGGTGCGAGAAGAAAAAATTAAGGGCATTTCTGATATCCGTAATGAAAGCGATCGGGAAGGAAGCAGACTCGTCATTGACTTGAAAAGAGGCGAAGACGAAGAAGTCGTTTTAAACCAACTTTACAAGCACACAAAACTTCAGGACAGTTTCAGCATAATTATGATTGCCCTGGTCAACAATAGACCGGAAACGCTCAACTTGAAGCAAATGCTGGTCTACTATATTGAACATCGAAAAGTAGTTATTATACGCAGAACCCGGTATCTACTGGAAAAGGCTCAAAACAGAGCCCATATACTGGAAGGATTAAAAATTGCGCTTCAAAGAATAGATGAAATCATTGCATTGATCAAGGCGTCCGATTCCGCCGTGGATGCTCGCCAGGGCCTGATGACAAACTTCCACCTTACGGAAATTCAGGCAAATGCCATCCTGGATATGAAACTTCAAAGGTTAACAGGACTTGAGCAGGGGAAGATAGAAGAAGAATACAAAAAACTCTGTGCCGATATCAAAGAATATCAGGCAATTCTTAATGATAAAAAACGTGTCCTGGAAATTATTAAAACGGATGTCCGTGAAATCAAAGACCGTTTTGGTGATAAACGCCGTACAGAGATTATTGATGCGGTTACGGATTTAAACATGGAAGACCTTATTGCTGAAGAGGACGTGGCTGTTATTATTAGTCACGAAGGATATATTAAGCGGTTACCATTAAGCTCTTACCGAAAACAACATCGGGGAGGCAAAGGTGTTTCCGGTGCGGAAATGAAGGAAGGAGATTTTATAGAGCATTTATTTGTAGCGTCAACACATGACTATATACTGTTTTTTACGGACCAGGGACGAGTATACTGGCTCAAGGTCTATGACATCCCTCTAATGAGCCGAATGGCAAAAGGACGTGCTTTGATTAATTTGCTGGAGATTAGGCCGGAAGAAACTGTTACCTCTCTTATTCCGGTCCGTAATTTTGATGAACGGCAGTTAGTGATGGCAACCAGTAACGGGATTATCAAAAAAACTGTTTTAAAGGCCTATGGTAATCCGAAAAAAGGCGGTATTATGGCCATCAACCTGGATGAGGAAGACAAGCTGATCGGTGTTAAATTAACGACAGGAAAACAAGACCTTATACTTGGAACCGAACAGGGAAAGGCTATGCGTTTTTCAGAAAAAGATGTTCGGTCTGTTGGGCGTGTAACAAGAGGAGTAAAAGGTATCACTCTCAAGGGAAACGACAAGGTCAGAGATCTGGTCGTTGTGGACGAAGAGGCCTCCCTGCTGGCAGTTTGTGAGAAGGGCTTTGGAAAACGCACAGATTTTGGAGAATACTCCGTTCACCGCAGGGGTGGGCAGGGAGTCATCAATATTAAAACTACAAAGAGAAACGGAAATGTCGTGGCATTGATTGATGTCAAGGACGAAGATGAATTGATTATGATTACAATCCGGGGAAAAACTATTCGCACCCCGGTGAGCGCCATTCGAACCATTGGAAGAAATACACAGGGAGTTACACTCTTTTCCGTTGAAGAAGGAGACAAACTGGTTTCTGTTGCACGCGTGGTTCCTCAAGAAACAGATGCCGAAGAAAAGTATGAGGAGGAAACAGAATAA
- a CDS encoding nucleoside-diphosphate kinase, with product MEEELTYALITPYSLLKSRTGGIIGRLFSLTDLEFVGATMFAPSNDFVEKYCATIQEQDIKPEWRKVMIDYVNGHLRKENKFGITNRAVLLFFKGQNAIEKLEHEVIGPINRFQGHTIRGSFGDFVENANGCVEYFEPAVLYSADTHTNNKQLALFAEYLPKDGGVLENIIEFPKGEKVETTLVILKPFERQSPLPGNIIDMFSQTGLYIIGIKLLGVSIAQAEEFYGPLITIFREKLKPQPEMIAEKLKECLQGLFNFKVPTAIIQNHAEQLSDQLKDINAKSEFNKIVHYMTGYDPEIVSPEERKMPGTARCLALLYRGPNAISKIRDILGPTDSKKGVPGKVRRIYGEDIMKNAAHASDSTENAERERKIIGLWDNNGTTELKNLIEEFLQKK from the coding sequence ATGGAAGAAGAGCTTACCTATGCATTAATAACACCTTACAGCCTCTTAAAAAGTCGAACGGGGGGAATCATCGGTCGATTATTTTCATTAACAGATTTAGAATTTGTAGGGGCTACAATGTTCGCTCCGAGCAATGACTTTGTGGAAAAATATTGTGCCACCATTCAGGAACAGGATATAAAACCTGAATGGAGAAAGGTGATGATTGATTATGTAAATGGCCACCTTCGAAAAGAGAACAAATTTGGAATTACCAACCGCGCAGTTCTTCTTTTTTTTAAAGGGCAGAATGCTATTGAAAAATTAGAACATGAGGTAATAGGACCTATTAATCGTTTTCAAGGACATACGATCCGGGGAAGTTTCGGCGATTTTGTTGAAAATGCAAATGGTTGCGTAGAATATTTTGAGCCTGCGGTATTGTATTCGGCAGATACTCATACCAATAACAAACAACTTGCATTGTTCGCAGAATATTTGCCAAAAGACGGAGGAGTACTGGAGAATATTATTGAATTTCCCAAGGGAGAAAAAGTGGAAACAACCTTGGTGATACTAAAACCCTTTGAGAGGCAAAGCCCGTTACCGGGAAATATTATTGACATGTTTTCCCAAACGGGACTGTATATAATAGGTATAAAGCTTTTGGGAGTGAGCATCGCCCAGGCAGAGGAATTTTATGGTCCGTTGATAACTATATTTCGGGAAAAGTTAAAGCCTCAGCCAGAAATGATTGCGGAGAAACTGAAAGAATGCCTTCAAGGCCTTTTTAATTTTAAAGTACCGACGGCCATTATTCAAAATCATGCGGAACAATTATCTGACCAATTGAAAGACATTAACGCCAAATCAGAATTTAATAAAATTGTGCACTATATGACAGGATATGATCCTGAAATAGTAAGTCCGGAAGAAAGGAAAATGCCGGGAACAGCGCGTTGCCTTGCCCTGCTCTATCGCGGCCCAAACGCCATTTCTAAAATTAGAGATATTCTGGGGCCCACCGATTCCAAAAAAGGCGTACCAGGCAAGGTACGAAGGATCTACGGTGAAGACATTATGAAAAACGCGGCGCATGCGTCAGACTCAACTGAGAATGCGGAAAGAGAACGAAAGATCATAGGACTCTGGGACAACAATGGCACCACTGAGTTAAAAAATCTAATAGAAGAATTTTTGCAAAAAAAATAA